From Planococcus halocryophilus, the proteins below share one genomic window:
- a CDS encoding ABC1 kinase family protein, which translates to MNQITFIRIFRIVWLAVKIFLQVTIFQKRNRGKWTPLVEKRWNEMITKQAKEYKNLALKLGGLMIKLGQFLSTRADIMPPSFLEELEGLIDRVPSVPRQDIISVLEQEWNTPHTEYLDHLSESAIASASIGEVYKGVLKNGLEVAVKVQRPGTDRILRADFKAIRIVIWLAEKFTPYGKQIDFKQLYVEMTETIGNELNFLKELQNGRSFSDRFDAMEGVRIPMYFDEFTTRRVLVMEWIEGARITDLAFIEKNELDRHEISERLFILFLEQILYGGQFHADPHGGNILLEPNGGIVLIDFGMIGTITKKDSQSVLRAAEGIIFKNYEQVLDSLEELRFLLPQADRVVLEDAISRLVAAYESNELSQMDSFVVERLLDDIQDIVRTQPVQLPAEFAFFGRATSIFVGVLHILDPNVDLMALARPRILEWASSQKEGKGMFGKEDILRWVLNGTGPLRVFPQKVINYLEEPERLRRYIENRDGKEREYRRDLQSRMFAGVFTILSFVGISVSVWFWNEPYMWVSSVFFVGSLWAYRSIK; encoded by the coding sequence ATGAATCAAATAACGTTTATACGCATCTTCCGGATTGTCTGGCTGGCAGTCAAGATCTTTTTACAAGTAACGATTTTCCAAAAGCGCAATCGAGGCAAATGGACTCCGCTAGTTGAAAAAAGATGGAATGAGATGATTACAAAGCAAGCAAAAGAATATAAGAACCTCGCATTAAAGCTAGGTGGCCTTATGATTAAACTTGGGCAGTTTCTCTCAACACGAGCGGATATCATGCCGCCATCGTTTCTCGAAGAGTTAGAAGGGCTAATAGACCGTGTACCTTCTGTTCCAAGACAGGACATCATCTCAGTGCTTGAACAAGAATGGAATACGCCCCATACGGAATACTTGGACCATTTATCAGAATCAGCAATCGCTTCTGCTTCAATTGGTGAAGTATACAAAGGGGTACTGAAAAATGGGTTGGAAGTCGCCGTCAAAGTTCAGCGACCAGGAACCGATCGGATATTACGCGCTGACTTTAAAGCCATTCGCATTGTGATATGGCTAGCTGAAAAATTCACACCGTATGGAAAACAAATTGACTTTAAGCAATTATACGTGGAGATGACAGAAACCATTGGCAACGAATTAAATTTTTTGAAAGAACTTCAAAATGGCCGTTCTTTTTCCGATCGCTTTGATGCAATGGAAGGAGTCCGGATTCCGATGTATTTCGATGAATTCACCACACGTCGCGTGCTGGTGATGGAATGGATTGAAGGAGCGCGAATTACAGATTTAGCATTTATCGAAAAAAACGAATTAGATCGTCATGAAATATCCGAACGTTTGTTTATTTTGTTTTTGGAACAAATTTTATACGGCGGTCAATTCCATGCCGACCCTCATGGGGGAAATATTTTACTTGAACCAAATGGCGGAATTGTGTTGATCGATTTTGGGATGATCGGTACGATTACAAAAAAAGATTCCCAATCTGTATTACGTGCAGCAGAAGGAATTATTTTCAAAAATTACGAGCAAGTACTGGATTCATTGGAAGAATTACGCTTTTTATTGCCCCAGGCAGATCGCGTCGTGTTAGAGGACGCCATATCACGACTTGTGGCAGCATACGAATCAAACGAATTGTCACAGATGGATAGTTTTGTAGTAGAGCGGTTACTTGATGATATTCAAGACATTGTTCGAACACAACCGGTTCAATTACCAGCTGAATTTGCCTTTTTTGGACGAGCAACTTCTATTTTTGTCGGTGTCTTGCATATCTTAGATCCAAATGTAGATTTAATGGCATTGGCTCGACCACGAATTCTGGAATGGGCTTCGTCACAAAAAGAAGGCAAAGGGATGTTCGGTAAAGAAGACATCTTACGCTGGGTATTAAATGGAACAGGTCCATTACGCGTCTTTCCTCAGAAAGTGATCAATTATTTAGAAGAACCAGAGCGTCTCCGTCGCTATATTGAAAATCGGGATGGCAAGGAACGTGAATACCGACGTGATTTACAATCTCGTATGTTTGCTGGAGTTTTCACAATCCTGTCTTTTGTCGGAATTTCCGTCTCCGTTTGGTTCTGGAACGAACCTTATATGTGGGTTTCTTCGGTATTTTTCGTAGGCTCTCTGTGGGCATATCGTTCGATAAAGTAA
- the uvrB gene encoding excinuclease ABC subunit UvrB: MKQEFNLQAPYEPAGDQPQAIAELTQGIIDGKRCQTLLGATGTGKTYTMSNVIQQVKKPTLVMAHNKTLAGQLYSEFKEFFPDNAVEYFVSYYDYYQPEAYVPQSDTFIEKDASINDEIDKLRHSATSSLFERDDVIVIASVSCIYGLGSPKEYRELVVSLRKGMEIERNQLLRKLVDVQYERNDINFIRGTFRVRGDVVEIFPASRDERCLRVEFFGDEIDRIREVDALTGEIIGERDHVAIFPASHFVTREDKMVKAIENIEVELEERLKEMRAEDKLLEAQRLEQRTRYDLEMMREMGFCSGIENYSRHLTLRPAGAQPYTLIDYFPEDFLLVVDESHVTLPQVRGMFNGDQARKKVLVDHGFRLPSAMDNRPLTFTEFEEHISQAVFVSATPGPYELEHTPEMVEQIIRPTGLLDPTIEIRPIEGQIDDLMDQIRQRAEKNERVLVTTLTKKMSEDLTAYLKDAGIKVNYLHSEIKTLERIEIIRELRMGVYDVLVGINLLREGLDIPEVSLVTILDADKEGFLRSERALIQTMGRAARNANGQVIMYADRITDSMQKAMDETTRRRTIQAEYNEKHGVTPITIQKKIRDVIRATNAAEESEEYISKAVSGKKLKKEERVKLISLLETEMKEAAKALDFERAAELRDTVLELKAEG; the protein is encoded by the coding sequence ATGAAACAAGAATTTAATTTGCAAGCACCATATGAACCCGCGGGAGATCAGCCACAAGCGATTGCTGAATTGACCCAAGGCATCATCGACGGCAAGCGTTGCCAAACATTATTGGGAGCAACGGGTACAGGGAAAACCTATACAATGTCAAACGTCATCCAGCAAGTGAAAAAGCCAACCCTTGTTATGGCTCACAATAAAACTTTAGCAGGGCAGCTCTACAGCGAATTTAAAGAATTTTTCCCCGATAATGCTGTAGAGTATTTTGTTAGTTATTATGATTATTATCAACCCGAGGCATATGTGCCACAATCAGATACATTTATAGAAAAAGACGCGAGCATTAACGATGAAATTGACAAACTGCGTCACTCTGCAACAAGTTCGTTATTTGAACGTGATGATGTTATTGTCATCGCATCAGTTTCTTGTATTTATGGACTTGGATCGCCAAAAGAATACCGTGAATTGGTCGTTTCTTTACGTAAAGGAATGGAAATCGAGCGCAATCAATTATTAAGAAAATTAGTGGATGTTCAATACGAGCGTAACGATATCAACTTTATCCGTGGGACATTCCGTGTCCGTGGCGATGTGGTAGAAATATTCCCAGCGTCACGTGATGAAAGATGTTTACGTGTTGAATTTTTTGGTGATGAGATTGATCGCATTCGTGAAGTAGATGCACTGACTGGTGAAATTATTGGTGAACGTGACCATGTTGCCATTTTCCCAGCATCTCACTTTGTGACACGTGAAGATAAAATGGTCAAAGCCATTGAAAATATTGAAGTTGAATTAGAAGAACGTCTGAAGGAAATGCGTGCGGAAGATAAATTATTAGAAGCACAGCGACTTGAACAGCGCACACGCTATGATTTAGAAATGATGCGGGAGATGGGCTTTTGTTCGGGGATTGAAAACTACTCACGTCATTTGACACTTCGTCCTGCAGGAGCACAGCCTTATACATTAATTGATTATTTCCCAGAAGACTTTTTATTAGTAGTGGATGAAAGCCACGTAACTTTGCCGCAAGTCCGTGGGATGTTTAATGGTGATCAAGCGCGTAAAAAAGTATTAGTTGATCACGGGTTCCGTTTGCCTTCAGCAATGGATAATCGCCCGTTAACATTTACAGAGTTTGAAGAACATATTAGTCAAGCGGTATTCGTATCCGCAACACCAGGTCCGTATGAATTAGAACATACGCCAGAAATGGTTGAACAGATTATTCGTCCGACAGGATTGCTTGATCCGACAATTGAAATTCGTCCAATTGAAGGGCAAATTGATGATTTGATGGACCAAATTCGTCAACGAGCGGAAAAAAATGAACGTGTATTAGTCACGACTTTAACGAAAAAAATGTCGGAAGATTTAACGGCTTATTTAAAAGACGCAGGCATCAAAGTTAATTACTTGCACTCCGAAATCAAAACACTCGAACGGATTGAAATTATTCGCGAATTGCGAATGGGTGTCTATGATGTACTTGTGGGGATTAACTTACTGCGTGAAGGACTAGATATTCCAGAAGTTTCGTTAGTGACCATTTTGGATGCTGACAAAGAAGGATTTTTACGTTCTGAGCGAGCACTTATTCAAACGATGGGACGTGCAGCAAGAAACGCAAATGGTCAAGTCATCATGTATGCTGACAGAATAACCGATTCGATGCAAAAAGCGATGGACGAAACGACACGCCGTCGCACCATTCAAGCAGAATACAACGAAAAACATGGTGTCACGCCAATTACCATACAGAAGAAAATTCGTGACGTCATCCGTGCAACAAACGCGGCAGAAGAGTCAGAAGAATATATTTCAAAAGCAGTATCAGGCAAGAAGCTCAAAAAAGAAGAGCGCGTAAAACTGATCAGCTTGTTGGAAACAGAAATGAAAGAAGCTGCAAAAGCACTCGACTTCGAACGTGCTGCAGAATTGCGGGATACGGTGCTTGAATTGAAAGCGGAAGGATGA
- a CDS encoding enoyl-CoA hydratase-related protein yields the protein MDTIHYEQQNNLAFITLNRPEAMNAFNYDMLNELGQVVEAIRINPDIRVVVFTGAGEKAFSVGADLKERKNLTDQHVKRNIYKIGEVFSTIENLPQPTIAMINGFAFGGGMELALACDFRIATDDTLLGLTETSLGIIPGAGGTQRLPRLIGETKALELILTARRLKSVEALDYGLLTRVTTRDELAEVTGNFSDAILANGPIALQQAKFAIKNGMNTDLHTGLQIERKAYEITIPTEDRVEALTAFGEKRKPVFKGK from the coding sequence ATGGACACAATTCATTATGAACAACAAAACAATTTGGCTTTTATTACGTTAAACAGACCCGAGGCCATGAATGCCTTTAACTATGACATGTTAAACGAGCTGGGTCAGGTTGTAGAAGCAATCCGCATCAATCCAGATATCCGTGTTGTTGTTTTCACTGGTGCAGGGGAAAAAGCATTCAGTGTGGGTGCGGACTTGAAAGAACGCAAAAATTTAACTGACCAACATGTTAAACGCAATATCTACAAAATCGGAGAAGTGTTTTCCACAATCGAAAACTTGCCACAACCAACTATTGCTATGATTAATGGTTTTGCATTTGGAGGGGGAATGGAACTAGCACTCGCTTGTGATTTCCGAATTGCTACAGATGATACACTTCTAGGACTAACTGAAACGAGTTTAGGAATTATTCCCGGAGCTGGCGGCACTCAACGTCTTCCTCGTTTGATCGGTGAAACAAAAGCATTAGAGTTAATATTGACTGCACGTCGCTTAAAATCTGTTGAAGCATTGGATTATGGATTATTAACACGAGTCACCACACGTGATGAACTTGCTGAAGTAACTGGCAATTTTTCAGATGCCATTCTTGCAAATGGCCCAATCGCACTTCAACAAGCAAAATTCGCAATTAAAAACGGCATGAACACTGATTTACATACTGGCCTTCAAATCGAACGTAAGGCTTATGAAATCACTATACCCACTGAAGACCGAGTTGAAGCTCTTACCGCTTTTGGAGAAAAAAGAAAACCTGTGTTTAAAGGGAAATAG
- a CDS encoding fatty acid--CoA ligase family protein: protein MSLMTRVHEIAKQNPTKAAYNFMGQDTSYKEFDQKVAFFAGALKELGVEKGDHVAFLLGNTPHFLISLYATMRLGATAVPINPIYTPDEIAYIVNDSDAKVVVALDMLLPLIEKAHAALPAVASYVICETDPAMPEKMAQLPEAVKSKIYSFTKLLTNSTVNSEFAEVEADDTAVILYTSGTTGKPKGAMLTHQNLYSNARDVGEYLQISETDRVVATLPVFHVFALTVVVNAPLLQGATIILVPRFNPKEVFEVIKANKATVFAGVPTMFNFMNQLPDVDPADFATVRLTVSGGSAMPVALLHSFEDKFNVRISEGYGLSEASPVTCFNPIDRERKAGSIGTSIINVENKVVNELGEEVAVNEVGELIVRGPNVMRGYYKMPEETASAIRDGWLYTGDLARVDEEGYFYIVDRKKDMIIVGGYNVYPREIEEVLFAHPAILEAAVVGLPDPDFGEEVNAYVVLKDPTVSIEDLKVYCAEHLAKYKVPRQFEVLQELPKNTTGKILRRSLKDQARQK, encoded by the coding sequence ATGAGTTTAATGACACGTGTTCATGAAATTGCAAAACAAAATCCTACTAAAGCAGCTTATAACTTTATGGGACAAGATACTAGCTACAAGGAATTTGATCAGAAAGTGGCGTTTTTTGCAGGCGCTTTAAAAGAGCTAGGCGTGGAAAAAGGGGACCATGTCGCATTTCTTTTGGGTAATACACCACATTTTTTAATTTCACTTTATGCAACAATGAGGTTAGGTGCAACAGCCGTTCCGATTAATCCTATCTATACTCCGGATGAAATCGCTTACATTGTTAATGATAGTGATGCTAAAGTGGTTGTTGCTCTTGATATGCTACTTCCATTAATAGAAAAAGCGCATGCCGCATTGCCGGCAGTGGCATCTTATGTCATCTGTGAAACTGATCCAGCGATGCCAGAAAAAATGGCCCAATTACCTGAAGCGGTAAAAAGCAAAATCTATTCCTTCACTAAACTGCTAACAAATTCTACTGTGAATAGTGAATTTGCGGAAGTCGAAGCTGACGATACAGCAGTTATTTTATACACATCAGGCACAACTGGAAAACCTAAAGGCGCAATGTTAACGCATCAAAACCTCTATTCAAATGCTCGAGATGTGGGAGAGTACCTTCAAATTAGTGAAACCGATCGCGTAGTAGCAACTTTGCCAGTATTCCATGTATTTGCATTGACAGTCGTTGTAAACGCACCTTTATTACAAGGCGCAACCATTATTTTAGTGCCTCGTTTTAATCCGAAAGAAGTGTTTGAGGTGATTAAAGCGAACAAAGCGACCGTTTTTGCAGGAGTACCAACGATGTTCAACTTTATGAACCAGTTGCCGGACGTTGATCCAGCAGATTTTGCTACTGTACGTCTTACCGTATCAGGTGGTTCTGCAATGCCAGTTGCTTTGCTTCATAGTTTTGAAGATAAATTTAATGTTCGCATTTCAGAAGGATATGGTTTGTCAGAAGCTTCTCCTGTTACTTGCTTTAACCCGATTGATCGAGAACGAAAAGCGGGTTCAATTGGTACATCAATCATCAATGTGGAAAACAAAGTTGTTAACGAATTAGGCGAAGAAGTAGCTGTAAATGAAGTAGGGGAATTGATTGTTCGTGGACCGAACGTAATGAGAGGGTATTACAAAATGCCAGAAGAAACAGCCTCAGCGATTCGTGACGGTTGGTTGTATACTGGAGACTTAGCACGTGTTGATGAAGAAGGCTATTTTTATATTGTTGATCGTAAAAAAGACATGATCATTGTTGGGGGATATAATGTTTACCCACGAGAAATTGAAGAAGTGTTGTTCGCACATCCTGCCATTTTGGAAGCAGCCGTAGTTGGTTTGCCTGATCCGGATTTCGGAGAAGAGGTAAATGCGTACGTGGTACTAAAAGATCCGACAGTCTCTATTGAGGATTTGAAAGTATACTGTGCAGAACATTTAGCAAAATACAAAGTGCCAAGACAGTTTGAAGTTCTTCAAGAATTACCGAAAAATACAACGGGTAAAATTTTACGACGATCGTTGAAAGATCAAGCAAGACAGAAATAA
- a CDS encoding S9 family peptidase, producing the protein MVKKTVEIQDITTVVSVTDPQISPDGKSAVFVHTTIDEQENAYNANLYHIGLETRQHRQWTFDKSQISSPQWSADGTAVAYLVEEDGHKQLFVLSLADGQINKMTNLESGIERFQWSPCGKKIWVNGVLDKEQTANLLYQQIGFLTIESKKVEPVLAGDCHYRLEAVSHDGGKLVYAVVKEKKHDLVPGQPLCLYNLETQEQKMLTENQGHFSGVTFSHDDSKLAYFGNMRQYGDATHKELYIADLQNQTNSCLTEGLDVPVGDYAISDYQEITAGKPVWTKDDHLYFQVSTMGDVRLYFASLDGMIFPASPEMEHVVGYDVSQEGEFAILAISTMTQPGELYRLQITTGEYEVLTSFNEDYVESTQLREGQPTITSGSIESVHSWLIKPIGMQEGEKYPLIVKVHDGAHGMFANTFYHELQLLAAQGYGVLYVNPSGSHGYSQEFAKIGRDVAYKDTMNAVAEVVETIEWVDENQLAVIGDSYGGLLTKLLFLYRKKPDRFTSEKTEQLALKLESMEKDTKFVRFLETSMNDSYVYKPSHRIERLEQIISWVKKYV; encoded by the coding sequence ATGGTGAAAAAAACAGTAGAAATTCAAGATATCACAACAGTGGTTTCTGTAACCGATCCTCAAATATCACCAGATGGCAAAAGTGCAGTATTCGTTCATACCACAATAGATGAGCAGGAAAATGCATATAACGCGAATCTTTATCATATCGGTTTGGAAACGCGTCAGCATAGACAATGGACTTTTGACAAAAGCCAAATCAGTTCGCCGCAGTGGTCTGCAGACGGTACAGCTGTCGCATATTTAGTAGAAGAAGATGGCCATAAGCAATTGTTCGTTTTATCGTTAGCGGACGGACAAATAAACAAAATGACTAATTTAGAAAGTGGCATAGAGCGATTCCAATGGTCGCCTTGTGGAAAAAAGATTTGGGTTAATGGTGTCCTAGATAAAGAACAAACCGCAAATCTACTCTACCAACAAATAGGGTTTTTAACGATTGAGTCGAAAAAGGTAGAACCCGTACTAGCGGGGGATTGTCATTATCGCTTAGAAGCCGTATCGCATGATGGGGGAAAATTAGTTTATGCGGTAGTAAAAGAAAAAAAACATGATCTTGTACCTGGTCAACCTCTTTGTTTATATAATCTTGAAACACAAGAACAAAAAATGCTTACAGAAAACCAAGGTCATTTTAGTGGTGTGACTTTTTCACATGATGACTCAAAGCTCGCGTATTTTGGAAACATGCGACAATACGGTGATGCTACTCATAAAGAGCTTTATATCGCAGATTTACAAAATCAAACGAATAGTTGTTTAACAGAAGGTTTAGATGTGCCTGTGGGAGATTACGCAATAAGTGATTATCAAGAAATAACTGCAGGGAAGCCTGTCTGGACGAAAGATGATCATTTGTATTTCCAAGTATCCACTATGGGCGATGTCCGTCTATATTTTGCATCGCTCGATGGGATGATTTTTCCAGCATCTCCTGAAATGGAGCATGTTGTTGGCTACGATGTTTCACAAGAGGGTGAATTTGCGATTCTTGCTATTAGCACGATGACTCAACCAGGAGAGTTATACCGCTTACAGATTACAACGGGAGAATATGAAGTGCTAACGTCTTTTAATGAGGATTATGTTGAAAGTACCCAGTTGCGCGAAGGTCAACCGACGATTACCTCGGGCTCAATTGAGTCGGTACACAGTTGGTTGATTAAACCAATCGGTATGCAAGAAGGTGAAAAGTATCCGTTAATCGTCAAAGTTCACGATGGTGCTCATGGGATGTTTGCGAATACCTTTTATCATGAACTGCAATTACTTGCAGCACAAGGTTATGGTGTTCTTTATGTTAATCCAAGTGGAAGCCATGGCTATAGTCAGGAGTTTGCAAAAATAGGAAGAGATGTTGCTTATAAAGATACGATGAATGCAGTAGCTGAAGTGGTAGAAACAATTGAATGGGTCGATGAGAATCAATTAGCTGTAATAGGAGATAGTTACGGTGGTCTGTTAACGAAGTTGCTTTTTCTTTACAGGAAAAAACCAGATCGTTTTACAAGTGAGAAAACAGAACAATTGGCTTTAAAATTAGAAAGCATGGAGAAGGATACAAAATTTGTCCGTTTTCTAGAAACGTCCATGAATGATTCATATGTGTATAAACCAAGTCATCGCATTGAACGTTTAGAACAAATTATAAGTTGGGTGAAAAAATACGTATAG
- a CDS encoding competence protein ComK produces MSKKNHRPSSYTICTNTYALLPYTDGHRTWMRVIEDRNEFVVEDAVYKTVTTSCRFYRASLESATLYAQKAVGVKHKPPIIVGEYYGNPLIFFPTHSPKNKECVWFNYDAIDLIESDSSGKGSIIYLSNNLTVYLDVSPIALRNQHSFAGSLRRFFKKAQRVHNRPMAYVTTRTFPPRKQQPLE; encoded by the coding sequence ATGAGTAAAAAGAATCACAGACCGTCTTCGTATACGATTTGCACAAATACGTATGCCCTTTTACCCTATACGGACGGCCATCGCACCTGGATGCGTGTGATTGAAGACCGCAATGAATTTGTGGTTGAAGACGCTGTTTACAAAACGGTAACCACTTCTTGCCGCTTTTATCGTGCGTCATTAGAAAGCGCCACACTTTATGCTCAAAAAGCTGTCGGTGTAAAACATAAGCCCCCCATTATTGTAGGCGAGTATTACGGCAATCCACTCATTTTCTTTCCGACACACTCTCCTAAAAACAAAGAATGCGTTTGGTTTAATTACGATGCCATCGACCTTATCGAAAGTGACAGCAGCGGCAAGGGAAGTATCATTTATTTAAGCAATAACTTAACCGTTTATTTAGATGTATCGCCTATTGCTTTACGTAATCAACATTCTTTCGCCGGATCCCTTCGTCGTTTTTTCAAAAAGGCGCAGCGTGTTCATAATCGTCCGATGGCTTATGTGACAACACGGACATTTCCCCCACGCAAACAGCAGCCTCTTGAGTGA
- a CDS encoding IDEAL domain-containing protein has product MENYYSYADFMKAMAQTKKITEAEKLLNDIYLDLFLKHVHRSQQEEQLMALIDEALDNHDQKAFTKYTTQLQILNHEETE; this is encoded by the coding sequence ATGGAAAACTATTATTCTTATGCTGATTTCATGAAGGCAATGGCTCAAACAAAAAAAATTACGGAAGCTGAAAAGCTGCTAAATGATATCTATTTAGATCTGTTCTTAAAACATGTTCATCGTTCTCAACAGGAAGAACAGCTAATGGCACTCATCGATGAAGCCCTGGACAATCATGATCAAAAAGCGTTCACTAAATACACAACTCAATTACAAATTTTAAATCACGAAGAAACGGAATAA